The DNA window gacacagagagagagagagagagagagagagagagagagagagagagagagagagagagagagagacatgccAATCCCCACAAATAGGTTTATTTTCTCACAATGCGACACTTGTTTCCGCACAGTCCCAGCCTCCAGTTGTTTTTAGAGCAAACACGTCAAATTGGGTCATTAGGTGTGTTTCAGGCGCTGCAGAGCTCCACACAGGCTCGGGGAAACTCCTTCATTGTCGCTGCTGGTACATTATGCATTATGGATTTCCCCGCTCGGATCCTCTGGGAGTCTGTGTTCTGAGGTTATGTCCGGAGGAGCAGCCAGCTCTCCCGCAGGGTGACACATGATTTAACAGAGGTGGTAAAATAACTGGGCTGGTCCTCCTCTGTGAGAAGAGCTGGTgatgtgagaggaagagaaacgaTATGACAATGGAAGGATCTTGTTCCAGATCAATAAGGCTTGTTCAGGCGAAAACTCTGTTCTGTTCATCTGTGGAGCTGTCAGTCTCTTTCTCGCTTTCACcattcatgctttttttttcattcagtgtctGTTGCTGCCAGATTTGTATGCATCCGCGTTGtgtgttaaaggaaaagttcacacacacaaaaaaaatgaaaaattcagtcatcatctccacgacctccatgctgatggaaagcgAAGGAGAAGTTTCGTtgtccgcaaaacatttctggagcttcacggtaaaacagtgttgcaacGTTCCCCTGaacaactgaggtagatggggacttgttttaagatgtataaaaggaaaacaaacaaacaaaaaaaaagaacataaacgTCACAcaatggctccatgcagctcacCTGGCATGATCCAaatctccagaagccctgagatgtcaagttgatttgaaaagatgttatttactcCCAGGATGTGGTTGAGCTTTCAGAGGAGATGCATGACACTTTCAACTTAGCGACAGTGAAGATATCATCTTAAAATAAGGGAGTAAATAATGTTGGATCACTGCGGACAAGgtgtttggagccattttatgtttttcttcagtttttttttttttctctctcatttttaaacaagtccccagctacttctGTTTGGAAGAATGCTGCaccactgttttgctgtgaagctccagaaatgatttgtggacTGCTAAAATTCACGTGACTTTGCATCTGCATTGAGTGTGAGTAGATAAtaaccacattttcattttaggatgaactgtttctttaactACATGGCaatgttgtaaaatgatgtCCCACATCTAGTCTTTGCAAAGAGtattccctttttcttttttccgcTTGCCTGTTTTATTCTCTATTCTCTGTAAAGGGGGTTTCCAGGCAGAAACTAAAACTCCGGAACATTTACAGCTGTCATTAACGTGCAGTGTTTACGTTAAATTATTCAAGCATaccaatgaaacaaaacaattcaaatcaataaattatttcCATCACATTGAATTACATCGTAAGAGGAAGTCAGCATTTCCACACACGAAgtatatttcacatttgagaatgaaacatgaacatatgtgaaaacaacaattttacatataatgttaaagttaaaacaCATATCACGTGATAAGACATACATTCACCTAAGCACACAAGGTTTAATTCAGAggcaaaagaaatgaaacagtaTTTCACTCAAATAAATATATGCATGAATTTGTGTTGACATTATTAATAATTTTCCAATATTAGGAACATAATTGTGAATCATATGATTGTTGAAGTAGTCTGAGCGCAGCCCATAACTGAAGAGCAGATTTTTTGCCTCTCAACCTGCACTAAATCTTCATCTTGAGAAATAAAGGCAGACGCTGACAGTATTTCTGAGAGGTGCTCAGGTACATGAGTGAGACGCCCTCTAGCGTTGGTCCTGCTCGGCTCCTGTAGCGTCTCAGCTGCGCCACGGTGAGGCAGTGTGACGTCACAGGGAGCGGGCTGCAGTGAGCTCTTTGACTGCGAGCAGCCGGaagtgaacagcagcagaccGACACCGgtgacaacaaagaaaacatccagcTGAACCAGTATCAGGGACGATGGAAGAGTATAACTCTGGAGATGAGGTAAAgttaatttgaattaaattgATCTCAGCTATTACACAGCCCCGCTGTTAGCTGCTCAGAAAGCTAGCTAACGGTAGCTTCAGCAGCTAGGTTAGCTTAGTCAGTTAGCTTAGGCTAACGATATGTCCATCGGGGTGTGGTCACAATCAAcatattaacattaattaattcagAATTAGACACAACAAATCACACTGGTAATTATATACACTAATCTCACATGAGTATAATTTATTAGACTGAGTGAAATCTCTTTTTAAGTAAAGGTTTTATATGTTTTGCAGTGGTGGAGGAATTATCTAAATTCCTTACTTAAGAGTACAGAAGAAATCCTTCCCCACTGACAGTGACTGTGGTTTTATTATTAACTAATGCATTCATTGTAAAGCAGCATTTAGTTGTTGTAGTCAATCtgtttgagagagagataatTCTTGATTTGTCTTTGTCTATTTGATTTGGTCATTATGGATTAAATCAGTTGATTGTTTTCTCCATtaattgtttgattgtttggtttgtagaaatattgatattgtgacCAATTACGCTTGAAGTGCTCCAGAGTAAAAGTGACACCATCACAATGCTTATTTCATCCAATAGATGGTTCAAACCTTTAGataatttaaaacacatttaagatgaAGATGGAATCGATTATCATAAATTAAACAAGTCATAtcagtgtttgttgttcatttataatggaaataaacaagTAAACATGTATTTCCTATTCCACACTTAATGTTTTGCCATGGCAGTGATGTGATTTATGCTTGTGTTCCCTCTACAACCCTGATTCCCAAAAAGTTgtgatgctgtgtaaaacatcaataaaacaattcTTATTGACATTTACTCAATTAGAGTATAATGCAATAGatttttgttgatatttcctCATTCTGAAATTGAtggcagcaacatgtttcaaacaagGCTTAGTTGGTTAGTCACAAGCAAGGTGAGATTCATCACTTTGTGATACACATGATTATGTGAACTGTATAAACTAAACTGTTGTCAGTAGTACactttgtttgcaaatgatCTTGTGTAATTTCCTGCCATTTGATAATTTgtgccaaatgtttttgttgtgacaCAGCTTGTAACTTTAGTTTTAGAGAAGGATACATCTTTATGTGCTTACTAAATATATTGAATCCAGCGAAATTTCATTTGTTAGGTCAAGATGCTCTTTGAATTGAACACCTCTTGGCATTTGGTTCAgtcttttcaaacacacactgcattctTCAGATGCTTCTGTTCAAAGTGActtaaaataaaagtgcatAAATCTTCATTTTTCCTCAACATAATAACCAGTGTGCATGTAACCGATTTAAAGCAACCATTGTTAGACATGTGCACTTTTGTGTGGTAGTCCATTGGTCAAGGTCAGAAAGAGAATAAATGCCTTACTGTAAACAGCTGCTTCGATTATTCACTCATTTAATGAAATCTGAAAATTGTCGATTAATgtaaacaaaaccacacacgTGCCACAAACTAAccatgttttcctgtttctgtgttccTGCAGGTGGTCTTCAGTGCTGATGAAGCCAGTAGCTCAGTTAAAGAGGTACCAATTCATCCCTGAAAACATCAGTGAACTATATTTTATTACAAATCCACTCTTGAAGTGATGATAGTATACatgactctgtctctctctgtggttttgtCTCAGTGTATTGAAGGTGTCATTGGTGGAACAGATTATAACCAGAATAAAGTGAACCAGTGGACGGCCAGTATCGTGGAACATGCTCTGACTCACCTGGTGAAACAGGGACGGCCGTTCAAATACATAGGTGAACTAATTGTACACAATATACTAAAACATGACACCTCAGGACGTACTGTTGACATGTGGAGCATTTGTGTGACGCTGCTGTCGGATGTTTCACAGTGAACTGTACCATCATGCAGAAGAGCGGCGCAGGTCTCCACACAGCTAACTCCTGCTACTGGGACACTGCCACTGATGGTGAGAGATGTATTATTAAAGCTTCTGTACCAATCCCAAAACAGTATATTTTACAATTATATAATCATAAATATGATTGAAAAAggtttaataatttaataagaGAAGCCCAAATTctcaaatgttacatttttataaacacaaGCAGTCATagaaccatccatccatccatccatccatccatcatctgtacatattctatgtacaccgcttaatcctctgcagggtcgcgggggggctggagcctatcccagctgacttagggcgaaggcaggggacaccctggacaggtcgccagtccatcgcagggccacacatagacgaacactctcacacactctcattcacacctacggacaatttagaatgatcaattaacctcagtatgtttttggactgtgggaggaagccggagtacccggtgaaaacccacgcttgcacagggagaacatacaaactccacacagaaagatcccaggcgtcccaaccgggacgcgaaccggcgatcttctagctgtgaggcagcagtgctagccactgggccactgtgcagcccccaGTCATAGAACCTCTTAGCAAAATTATAAAAAGTGTATTTGCGAAATGATTATACAAACTGGAATTATCTGACTGAATAATGTCTGAACAAGATTATCTGATGAGAAATTCACTGCCAACTTTTGGTACTAGATACGTTTCTGTTTTTACCAAAATGGTGTTGAGATCTGATAATTAGTTGTTCTTTTATTGGTATCTGGTACAGACTGATAAACAGTGCAGGCCAGTTTTAGCCTTTTAATTACAGATATTGTTCGGCTCTGAACCAAGAAGGTAGTTTGACCTACTTGGCTCGGCTGATGTGTCTGTAAAGAGAGAACAAACATGCCAAAGTTTCAAACtgccaaacacattttcatctaTAAATCCACTTGGCTTACAAACCCCAAAGAGAGTTCAGACAATTAACGGTTATTTGAAAGAGCAGTCCAATGTCCAACTATGGACTGAATCTcacaaaagataaaaacatagATTTTGAAGGTGAGAAACAGACATTCTACACACTACTCTGGTCAAGTCGAAAATAACCAGACTGAATTCAGTCATTAGATATCTCTTCAGAATCTTAATAACTGTTGTGGTTGACCCCAGGAAGAAGAGTCTTCGCTTATTCTGGTGAAAATGTAGATAGTTAAAAGGACAGAAAGTATTCTATAAATGctagaattttattttttattctttatacaTTATCTAAAACCAGTGATTATTTTAAGTTTTGATTcgtctgtgattttttttttctttttcatgaattctcacaaaataaatcacttttgcCCTTCAGTAACCCAGGGCCTAAAGCCATGATAAATAGCATTTTAAATActaatgactgtgttttttcctgtgtgtttcaggaagCTGCACGGTGAGGTGGGAGAATCGCACCATGTACTGTGtggtcagtgtgtttgctgtcgCTGTGGCTCTGTGACATCAGCACACAGCTGcgtcctgctctctctctctctctccgaaCAACCTGATGATCCTCTGATGATCCCCTCTGGTAGAAGTTAATGTACAAGTAGCTCATTTCTCCCCACAGGCTTGAACTACAGAACTTcagaataagagagaaaagttgCTTTGTGGGGACTAAGGTCAGGGTCAGAATGAAACACATATGAGAAAAGTGATGTTCCGATTTAAAAAATTGGGGCCAGtactgatgttttgttgttattcattCCTCCTTTTGTGCCAGGGTAACAAAGGaatcttgattttaaaaaataactgctTTAAAGTCATTCAGACTTATGAAACAACCTTTAACACAACCCTCTTTCCCAATTAAGACAAGTAACTGCTTGAAAAGCCTTTCTGGCTGCCAAACTACCTGCTTAATGATAAGAATTTTCAAAGGGATGCCACGAGCCAGTACCTCATGAGTGGGCCACCGCAAAATTAATGCGACACAACAGATACATATCGTCCACTGCCATCGGTGCATGTCACCTTTTTTGCTTATAGGTTGAGGGCAGTCAACAAGGTGAATATCTATCGATACTGACGTTTGTCTGAGTATTTTCTCTCCAAATGTCACAGATGTTGAAATCTGTGCATTATGTAGAACTTGGGCAGTTTTTAGCCACACTGCTGGCTCTGGGTACATCAGTGTTAGTCTGTCAGTCCACTGAAATATGTCTAACTATTGAGTGGATTGCCCTGAAGTTTGCAACACATGCTCAGGCCCCCACTTCAAGATAAATTGTGATGATCTTTTGACATGTAATCTCACACAACAATCAGGTCATGATTCACAATTTGTCCTATACTTTGTGTTATCACCATATATCTGCATAATTAaggacattcccatcagcctcagctgttttGTTTAACGTTATCAATacaatgttagcatgctaacacttagCTGGTGAACATTATACTTGcttaaacatcagcatgttggcaTTTAGCTCGAAGACCTGCTGTGCAGTACAgtcacacagagctgctagcgCGTCTGTAAACTCTCTCTAGTCTCCTTCAGAACATTCCCAACTAAAACTGACTGAactgttgctgctttaaaaagTTTGAAGTTTAATGTGTTGTGTCTAGTAACTACATGTAAGGACTACTTACATAAAACATCTCTCTTTGTCTGCATTAATACTTGGACGGTTTACATTGGTCTGTATCTGTGCacatgagtgtttttttccaggatgGAGATGTTTAATGGTGAGTCCCAATGACAAATGCACTTTTTCTAGACCTGTTCTGTAGAAATCCTGGAATTCTTCTGTAATAATGTGTGTTGAGTTCCTTTGTTAGGATCTGTTCAGTGTCgtcattaaatgtatttaacaaaaGCTTTTACATCTGAGTGATTTGTACAAACCAGAAAGTGAAAGATTTTGTAAAGTAGACTTTGCATGAttgtccactagagggcagcacaTGATACTGTAGTGAGAGctcagctaaaaataaaaacattctgacAGTTttcacatataaatataaatttaTTAAGATTTTTTAGTAGGTTCttatctttaaatgtcttttatcTTGCTCGGTATGAGAATGTTTGATGTGTACAGTagagttttcatatttttttggcttcaaaggATATTTGTACAAACATTAGGAGCATACCAGGGTGGTTGTCCCTTTGCAGATACATTGCAAAAAGGAGTTAgtgcaaagacaaacaacactaacattccctctcacacacattaaTATACGAACAGGTTTAAAATAAGCAAAATGATGTGATACTACTCCAAACGTTTTTAGATATCATCAATTTCTGTGCGCACTTGTGTGTAAATATTCTAACTC is part of the Acanthopagrus latus isolate v.2019 chromosome 9, fAcaLat1.1, whole genome shotgun sequence genome and encodes:
- the LOC119025803 gene encoding dynein light chain Tctex-type 3-like, whose protein sequence is MEEYNSGDEVVFSADEASSSVKECIEGVIGGTDYNQNKVNQWTASIVEHALTHLVKQGRPFKYIVNCTIMQKSGAGLHTANSCYWDTATDGSCTVRWENRTMYCVVSVFAVAVAL